The following coding sequences are from one SAR86 cluster bacterium window:
- the rpoC gene encoding DNA-directed RNA polymerase subunit beta', with product MKDLLKLFNQDQSDNFNSIKAGLASAQQIRSWSYGEVKKPETINYRTFKPERDGLFCAKIFGPVKDYECICGKYKRMKHRGVVCEKCGVEVTLAKVRRERMGHIELAAPVAHIWFLKSLPSRISLLLDMTLREIERILYFESFVVTDPGMTDLEKGQILDEEEYFEALENYGEEFSAGMGAESVKILLSEMNLEEEISEVVSQIEGTNSEAKIKKLSKRLKILKGFLSSSNKPEWMILDVLPVLPPDLRPLVPLEGGRFATSDLNDLYRRVINRNNRLKRLLELSAPEIIVRNEKRMLQESVDALLDNGRRGRAITGSNKRPLKSLSDMIKGKQGRFRQNLLGKRVDYSGRSVIVVGPTLKLHQCGLPKKMALELFKPFVFGRLQNMELATTIKGAKRMVEREEPVVWDILAEVIREHPILLNRAPTLHRLGIQAFEPTLIEGKAIQLHPLVCKAYNADFDGDQMAVHVPLTLESQLECRALMMASNNILSPSNGRPIIDPSQDVVLGIYYMTKSKLNSLGEGSIFADVDEVKRAYDSKQVDLQAIIKCRIDNSDGTTDLVETTVGRTILWGVVPKEIPFEKVNKPLNSKAISDLINTSYRYSGLKATVIFSDKIKNLGYDYSTISGSSICVEDCVIPDNKETIISQAQNEVKEIEAQYSSGLVTQGEKYNKVIDIWSRANEAVASSLMETISKDKVTNSEGDEVDEDSFNSVFMYLDSGARSSPAQVRQLAGMRGLMAKPDGSIIETPITANFREGLTVLQYFTSTHGARKGLADTALKTANSGYLTRRLVDVAQDLVIREYDCGTKEGLELRTIIDGGEVVQSLSERILGRVLAQDIKSKDGELKISKGTLIDEELAEKIEHHKINYALVRSAITCETSFGICSMCYGRDLGRGNLVDPGEAVGIVAAQSIGEPGTQLTMRTFHIGGAASRASENDKIEVKFDGLVKYKNISSVTNKDKNEVCISRSAEILLLDENDFEKERYKLPYGATINVKDGAKVKAGEILARWDPLNHPIISEVKGKAKLLEMENGISVRVVQDELTGLSSMEVLDAGERTSAGKDLTPTISIVDGKGNEVLLPNGKRPANYVLEQKSLVNVSDAEAINVGDVLARIPKESSKTRDITGGLPRVADLFEARKPKEVAILAELTGVVSWGKETKGKRRLIITGKESGEEVVSETLIPKTRSINVFEGETVNKGDVISEGSLSPHDILSLKGVTELTDYVVNEIQDVYRLQGVEISDKHIECILRQMLRKVEVTESGDSDLIIGDQVEFSEVVKVNKKLLAEGSAPAKFNRLLLGITKASLATESFISAASFQETTRVLTEAAVTGKVDKLRGLKENVVIGRLVPSGTGYNVDANEEIDVADLESEISEAMNSEEESS from the coding sequence ATGAAAGACTTATTAAAACTATTCAATCAAGATCAATCCGATAATTTCAATTCTATTAAAGCCGGATTAGCTTCGGCACAACAAATCAGATCTTGGTCTTATGGTGAGGTAAAAAAACCAGAAACAATAAATTACAGAACTTTCAAGCCAGAAAGAGATGGTTTATTTTGCGCAAAGATTTTCGGTCCTGTAAAAGACTACGAATGTATTTGTGGAAAGTACAAGAGAATGAAACACAGAGGAGTTGTCTGTGAAAAATGTGGAGTCGAAGTAACACTTGCAAAAGTCAGAAGAGAAAGAATGGGGCATATCGAATTAGCAGCCCCTGTAGCGCACATATGGTTTCTAAAATCTTTACCTTCAAGGATCTCATTGCTTCTAGACATGACCTTAAGGGAGATAGAAAGAATATTATATTTCGAATCTTTTGTAGTTACCGATCCTGGTATGACAGATTTAGAAAAAGGTCAAATTCTTGATGAAGAAGAATACTTTGAAGCTTTAGAAAATTATGGTGAAGAGTTTTCAGCTGGAATGGGCGCTGAATCTGTGAAAATTCTTCTTTCAGAAATGAATTTAGAGGAAGAAATAAGTGAAGTCGTTTCTCAAATAGAAGGAACAAATAGTGAAGCCAAGATAAAGAAACTGTCTAAAAGACTAAAAATTCTTAAAGGTTTTTTATCATCTAGTAACAAACCAGAATGGATGATTTTAGATGTTCTACCGGTGTTGCCACCAGATCTAAGACCTTTAGTTCCTCTCGAAGGAGGAAGATTTGCAACCTCTGACCTTAATGATCTATATAGGAGAGTTATAAATAGAAATAACAGGTTAAAAAGATTATTAGAGCTCAGTGCGCCCGAAATAATTGTTCGAAATGAAAAAAGAATGTTACAAGAATCTGTCGATGCTCTTTTAGACAACGGAAGAAGAGGAAGAGCAATTACCGGGTCAAACAAACGCCCCTTAAAATCATTATCTGACATGATCAAAGGCAAACAAGGAAGATTTAGACAAAACCTTTTAGGCAAAAGGGTTGATTACTCAGGTAGATCAGTAATTGTTGTCGGGCCAACTTTAAAGCTTCATCAATGTGGGTTGCCAAAAAAAATGGCTCTAGAACTCTTCAAGCCATTTGTGTTTGGAAGACTTCAGAATATGGAGCTTGCTACCACCATTAAAGGTGCTAAGAGAATGGTCGAAAGAGAAGAACCAGTTGTTTGGGACATTTTGGCTGAAGTTATCAGAGAGCATCCTATTCTTTTGAACAGAGCGCCTACACTTCACCGCCTTGGAATCCAAGCTTTTGAACCCACTCTTATTGAGGGGAAAGCAATCCAGCTCCATCCTCTGGTTTGTAAAGCCTACAATGCTGACTTTGATGGAGATCAAATGGCGGTACATGTCCCCTTAACTTTAGAATCTCAATTAGAGTGTCGAGCGCTAATGATGGCAAGTAATAACATTCTATCACCTTCAAATGGGAGGCCTATTATTGATCCTTCTCAAGATGTCGTTCTAGGTATTTATTACATGACAAAGTCTAAATTAAACTCTTTGGGAGAAGGCTCTATATTTGCTGATGTCGATGAAGTCAAAAGAGCTTACGACTCTAAACAAGTAGATTTACAAGCAATTATAAAATGCAGAATAGATAATTCTGATGGGACCACAGATCTAGTTGAAACTACTGTTGGTAGAACAATATTATGGGGGGTAGTTCCTAAAGAAATTCCTTTCGAAAAAGTTAATAAGCCTCTAAATAGCAAAGCAATTTCAGATCTTATAAACACTTCCTATAGATACTCTGGTTTAAAAGCAACAGTGATCTTTTCAGACAAGATAAAAAATCTTGGCTACGATTACTCAACAATTTCTGGCTCGTCAATTTGTGTTGAGGATTGTGTTATACCTGATAATAAAGAAACGATTATTTCTCAAGCACAAAACGAGGTTAAAGAAATAGAGGCTCAATACTCTTCTGGCTTGGTCACCCAAGGGGAAAAATACAATAAAGTTATAGATATTTGGTCCAGAGCAAATGAAGCTGTTGCCAGTTCTTTGATGGAAACTATTTCTAAAGATAAAGTTACAAATTCAGAAGGAGATGAAGTTGACGAAGACTCTTTCAATTCAGTCTTTATGTATTTAGATTCTGGGGCAAGAAGTTCTCCCGCCCAAGTTAGACAACTTGCAGGCATGAGGGGGCTTATGGCTAAACCAGACGGCTCAATAATTGAAACGCCTATAACAGCTAACTTTAGAGAAGGGCTTACAGTGCTTCAATATTTCACTTCTACTCATGGGGCAAGAAAGGGCTTGGCCGATACCGCATTAAAGACAGCAAACTCAGGATACCTTACAAGACGTCTTGTAGATGTAGCACAGGATTTAGTTATCAGGGAATATGATTGTGGAACCAAAGAGGGTTTAGAATTAAGAACTATAATCGATGGAGGAGAAGTAGTTCAATCGCTGAGTGAGAGAATATTAGGAAGAGTTTTGGCTCAAGATATTAAATCGAAAGACGGAGAGCTAAAAATTTCTAAAGGAACTTTAATTGACGAAGAACTAGCAGAAAAAATTGAGCATCATAAGATAAATTATGCTTTGGTTAGATCTGCTATAACTTGCGAAACAAGCTTTGGAATTTGTTCAATGTGTTACGGAAGAGATCTCGGAAGAGGAAACTTAGTAGATCCTGGAGAGGCGGTAGGAATTGTAGCCGCACAATCCATAGGAGAGCCTGGCACACAACTAACTATGAGAACCTTCCATATAGGCGGCGCGGCTTCAAGAGCTTCTGAAAACGATAAGATAGAAGTTAAATTTGACGGGTTAGTAAAATATAAAAATATCAGCTCCGTAACAAATAAAGATAAAAACGAAGTATGTATTTCTAGATCTGCAGAAATACTCTTGCTTGATGAAAATGATTTTGAGAAAGAAAGATACAAACTTCCTTATGGCGCAACTATTAATGTAAAAGATGGAGCAAAAGTTAAAGCTGGAGAGATTTTAGCTAGATGGGATCCTCTAAACCATCCAATAATTTCTGAAGTAAAAGGAAAAGCAAAACTCTTGGAAATGGAAAATGGAATCTCGGTTAGGGTTGTTCAAGATGAGCTCACTGGCTTAAGCAGCATGGAAGTTCTTGATGCAGGAGAAAGAACTTCAGCAGGAAAAGATTTAACTCCTACAATTTCTATTGTTGATGGAAAGGGTAACGAAGTTCTTCTTCCAAATGGTAAAAGGCCTGCTAATTATGTTCTTGAACAAAAGTCACTGGTTAATGTTTCAGATGCTGAAGCTATAAATGTGGGAGATGTTTTAGCTAGAATTCCTAAAGAGTCGTCGAAAACAAGGGACATAACTGGTGGACTTCCAAGGGTTGCTGATCTCTTCGAAGCGAGAAAACCAAAAGAAGTTGCTATTCTTGCAGAGTTAACTGGAGTGGTATCCTGGGGTAAAGAGACTAAAGGAAAAAGAAGACTAATAATTACAGGCAAAGAATCCGGAGAAGAGGTTGTAAGTGAAACTTTAATTCCTAAAACCAGAAGTATTAACGTTTTCGAAGGTGAAACCGTAAATAAAGGTGACGTCATTAGTGAAGGCTCTTTGAGCCCACATGATATCTTATCGTTAAAAGGTGTAACCGAGTTGACTGATTATGTTGTAAACGAAATTCAGGACGTATACAGACTACAAGGTGTTGAAATAAGTGATAAACACATCGAATGTATTCTCAGACAAATGTTACGAAAAGTTGAAGTCACAGAATCCGGAGATTCTGATCTCATAATAGGTGATCAAGTAGAATTCTCAGAAGTTGTTAAAGTTAATAAAAAACTTTTAGCTGAAGGCAGTGCTCCTGCAAAATTTAATAGATTATTACTTGGTATCACAAAAGCTTCTTTAGCAACTGAGTCATTTATTTCAGCCGCATCCTTTCAAGAAACTACTCGCGTCTTAACTGAGGCAGCTGTAACTGGGAAAGTTGATAAGCTCAGAGGGCTCAAAGAAAATGTAGTTATTGGTAGGCTTGTTCCTTCTGGAACAGGATATAACGTTGATGCAAATGAAGAAATAGATGTTGCAGATCTTGAGTCTGAAATTTCAGAAGCTATGAACTCTGAAGAAGAGTCATCTTAA
- the rplJ gene encoding 50S ribosomal protein L10 — translation MSNLDLKKVQVDELRKVVDESLSVVAVDYRGTDVPKLTSFRKDAKDKSVFIKIIKNTLAKKALEDSKFDSLIDVLSGPTLLAFSKEDYQSAAKLIKDFSKSEESFEVKGLSIGEGLLSADQLNSIASLPNKEEAISMLLGLILAPITNLALISKEIPSSMVRTLSAYSDSKN, via the coding sequence ATGTCTAATTTAGACTTAAAAAAAGTACAAGTTGATGAATTAAGAAAGGTTGTTGATGAGTCTTTATCGGTTGTTGCGGTAGATTATCGAGGAACAGATGTTCCAAAACTTACTTCCTTCAGAAAAGATGCAAAAGACAAGTCTGTTTTTATTAAAATAATTAAAAACACTCTTGCTAAAAAAGCATTAGAGGATTCTAAATTTGATTCTCTGATAGATGTTCTATCAGGTCCAACTTTGCTGGCTTTTTCTAAAGAAGATTATCAAAGCGCTGCGAAACTCATAAAAGATTTTTCAAAATCTGAAGAATCTTTTGAAGTTAAAGGCCTTTCAATAGGAGAGGGTTTGCTTTCAGCAGATCAACTTAATAGTATTGCTTCACTACCTAATAAAGAAGAAGCAATTTCAATGTTACTGGGATTAATATTAGCCCCAATAACTAATCTAGCGTTGATCTCCAAGGAAATTCCATCTTCTATGGTAAGAACTTTAAGTGCTTACAGTGATTCTAAAAATTGA
- the rplL gene encoding 50S ribosomal protein L7/L12 — translation MALTKEEILDAISEMSVMDIVDLVKLMEEKFGVSAAAPVAAAAAPAASEAGAEAAEEQSEFEIFLSDVGDKKIDVIKAVRTITGLGLKEAKAIVDGAPASVKEGASKEDAETAKSQLEEAGATVELK, via the coding sequence ATGGCTTTAACAAAGGAAGAAATCTTAGACGCAATTTCGGAAATGAGCGTCATGGATATTGTCGATCTAGTTAAACTTATGGAAGAAAAATTCGGAGTATCCGCTGCAGCCCCTGTCGCTGCCGCTGCTGCTCCAGCTGCTAGCGAAGCGGGAGCTGAAGCTGCTGAGGAGCAGAGTGAATTTGAAATCTTTTTATCTGATGTAGGAGATAAAAAAATAGATGTTATTAAGGCGGTGAGAACGATTACTGGACTAGGTTTAAAAGAAGCCAAGGCTATTGTCGATGGTGCCCCAGCATCTGTTAAAGAGGGAGCTAGTAAAGAAGATGCAGAAACAGCTAAATCTCAATTAGAAGAAGCTGGCGCAACTGTTGAATTAAAATAA
- the rpoB gene encoding DNA-directed RNA polymerase subunit beta, whose translation MTENYSFAEKKRIRKSFEKISSVMSLPDILEIQTDSYKHFLQSDIDSEKRKDQGLEQVFKSIFPIVSVSGNAKIDYLKYELSEPEFDVFECLPRGRTYEAPLHIWCRITFIDKTTGEENLKSARDEKVYMGTMPLMTEHGTFVINGTERVVVSQLHRSPGLIFDHDKGKTHSSGKLLYSSRVIPYRGSWLDFEFDHKDLIYIRIDRRRKLYASILLKSLGMTPKEILDIFYEKESYTLNKNGLYSLSLNSQKLVGRLAPVDILAKDKSVIIELGKRITARHIRLIESNKIKSLDLPKEALVGLSLAEDIIDETTGEIIFSCNALIDTDMLEKLEELKIKQINTLYINELESGPYISETLRSDTTATNLEALAEIYRMMRPGEPPTKEAATLLFENLFFNADKYDLSDVGRMKFNKRLGKEDLIGEGVLTKDDIIDVLKTLVDIRNGKQNCDDIDHLGNRRIRSVGEMVSNQVRVGLLRVERAVRERLNVAEAEGFGPAELINAKPVTAAINEFFGSSQLSQFMDQNNPLSEVTHKRRVSALGPGGLTRERAGFEVRDVHPTHYGRVCPIETPEGPNIGLINSLSVYARVNDFGFIETPYREIINGKVSENIKYISAIEEGEFVIAQASAVLDKNNKFVEELVPVRYRNEFELVTPDRVDLMDVSPQQVVSIAAALIPFLEHDDANRALMGSNMMRQAVPTLSTETPLVGTGMERTVARNSGDCVIAKNAGIIEKVDSGRIVVRKNLKDISGTGSAVDIYNLIKYTRSNQNTCINQKPIVSEGDRVSKGDILADGSSIDLGELALGQNIKIAFMPWHGYNFEDSILISDRLVQEDKLTSIHIVEETCTSRDTKLGPDEITADIPNVGDSALSKLDECGIVHIGAEVNAGDILVGKVTPKGETQLSPEEKLLRAIFGEKASDVKDTSLRVKSGQDGTVIDVKIFTREGLDKNSRAQVIESISLSEIQKDIDQELSIVTMATLNSLKTSIVGKQIVSAKGLEKGSKIEDSFLSDLPPSEWFKLRMKDESLNDDIKEAKDKLKKYEEDLKKKFDDKKKKIISGDDLPPGVQQVIKVYLAVKRRIQPGDKLAGRHGNKGVISVIMPVEDMPYDEKGEPVDIVLNPLGVPSRMNVGQLMETHLGWASKELGKKIGELIDSTNIKEAREFVNKVYSSVGREEDLDKLNEKEFKELCNNLKSGVPMATPVFDGASEKEIKAMLDLAGLPASGQTTLYDGRTGDAFERPVTIGYMYMLKLNHLIEDKMHARSTGSYSLVTQQPLGGKAQFGGQRLGEMEVWALEAYGAAHTLQEMLTVKSDDVSGRTKVYKNIVDGNHEMEAGIPESYNVLTKEIRSLGIDIDFEEVN comes from the coding sequence ATGACTGAAAACTATTCATTTGCTGAAAAGAAAAGAATAAGAAAAAGCTTTGAAAAAATCTCTAGCGTAATGTCGCTCCCTGACATCCTAGAGATTCAAACAGATTCTTATAAACACTTCTTGCAAAGTGATATTGATTCAGAAAAAAGGAAAGACCAGGGCCTAGAGCAGGTTTTTAAATCAATATTTCCAATCGTAAGTGTCTCGGGTAATGCCAAAATAGATTATTTAAAATATGAATTAAGTGAACCCGAATTTGACGTATTTGAATGTCTTCCCAGGGGCAGAACTTATGAAGCTCCCTTGCATATCTGGTGCCGAATTACTTTCATTGATAAAACTACTGGAGAAGAGAACCTTAAAAGTGCAAGAGATGAAAAAGTATATATGGGCACTATGCCCTTAATGACTGAACATGGAACTTTCGTAATCAACGGTACTGAAAGAGTAGTTGTTTCTCAACTTCACAGATCGCCGGGATTAATTTTTGACCACGATAAAGGAAAAACCCATTCATCAGGGAAACTTTTGTATTCATCTAGAGTTATTCCTTACAGAGGTTCTTGGTTAGACTTTGAGTTTGATCATAAGGATTTGATCTACATAAGAATAGATAGAAGAAGAAAGCTTTACGCTTCAATTTTACTTAAGAGTTTAGGTATGACACCTAAGGAGATTCTAGATATCTTTTATGAAAAAGAATCTTATACTTTGAATAAAAATGGGCTATATAGTCTTTCTTTGAATTCACAAAAACTAGTGGGAAGATTAGCACCAGTAGATATTCTGGCTAAAGATAAAAGTGTAATCATTGAATTAGGTAAGAGAATAACTGCCAGGCATATTAGACTAATAGAGTCTAATAAAATTAAATCTTTAGATCTCCCTAAAGAGGCTTTAGTAGGCCTTTCGCTTGCTGAAGATATTATTGACGAAACAACTGGAGAAATTATTTTTTCCTGCAATGCCCTAATTGATACCGACATGCTTGAAAAATTGGAAGAATTAAAAATCAAGCAAATAAATACTCTATACATTAACGAGCTTGAATCTGGTCCTTACATTTCAGAGACTTTGAGATCTGATACAACTGCTACAAATCTTGAAGCCTTAGCAGAAATATACAGGATGATGCGTCCTGGAGAGCCGCCTACGAAAGAAGCTGCCACTCTTCTATTTGAAAATTTATTTTTTAATGCAGACAAATATGATTTGTCCGATGTGGGCAGGATGAAGTTCAACAAGAGATTAGGTAAGGAAGACCTTATCGGAGAAGGAGTTCTTACTAAAGATGACATCATCGATGTTTTGAAAACTCTTGTTGATATTAGAAACGGAAAGCAAAACTGTGATGACATCGATCATCTTGGAAACAGAAGAATTAGATCTGTTGGTGAAATGGTCTCCAATCAGGTGCGAGTAGGTCTCTTGAGGGTTGAAAGGGCAGTTAGAGAACGTTTGAATGTTGCAGAAGCGGAGGGATTTGGTCCTGCTGAATTAATCAATGCAAAACCAGTAACTGCTGCTATCAATGAATTTTTTGGATCAAGTCAATTATCCCAATTTATGGACCAAAACAATCCTCTGTCAGAAGTTACTCACAAAAGAAGAGTTTCTGCACTAGGTCCTGGTGGCTTAACTAGAGAAAGAGCAGGTTTTGAGGTCAGAGATGTTCACCCCACTCACTATGGAAGAGTTTGTCCCATTGAAACTCCTGAAGGTCCAAATATTGGTCTTATAAATTCTTTGTCAGTGTATGCGAGAGTTAATGACTTCGGATTTATTGAGACGCCTTATAGAGAGATAATCAACGGAAAGGTATCAGAGAACATCAAGTACATATCTGCGATCGAAGAGGGCGAATTTGTCATTGCCCAGGCTAGTGCTGTCCTTGATAAGAATAATAAATTTGTAGAAGAACTTGTTCCTGTTAGATACAGAAATGAATTTGAATTAGTTACTCCTGATAGAGTCGATTTAATGGATGTTTCACCTCAACAAGTCGTTTCCATTGCAGCAGCATTGATACCATTTCTCGAGCATGACGACGCAAATAGGGCGTTGATGGGCTCAAATATGATGAGGCAAGCGGTACCAACACTATCTACCGAAACTCCATTAGTAGGAACTGGTATGGAAAGAACTGTGGCTAGAAATTCTGGAGACTGTGTGATAGCTAAAAATGCTGGAATTATTGAAAAGGTAGACTCCGGAAGAATTGTTGTTAGGAAAAATTTGAAAGATATTTCTGGCACAGGTTCTGCTGTAGATATTTATAACCTTATCAAGTACACCAGATCTAATCAGAATACTTGCATAAATCAAAAACCCATCGTCTCGGAGGGAGATAGAGTTTCTAAAGGCGATATATTGGCTGATGGATCATCAATAGATCTAGGTGAATTAGCCTTGGGACAAAATATAAAAATAGCATTCATGCCATGGCATGGATATAACTTTGAAGATTCAATTTTAATTTCCGACCGCCTCGTTCAAGAAGACAAATTAACTAGTATTCATATTGTAGAAGAAACCTGTACGTCAAGAGACACAAAGCTTGGACCAGATGAAATAACCGCAGATATTCCAAATGTGGGTGATTCTGCTTTATCTAAATTAGACGAATGTGGAATTGTTCATATCGGAGCTGAAGTAAACGCAGGCGACATACTTGTTGGGAAAGTAACTCCAAAAGGAGAAACCCAACTTTCTCCAGAAGAAAAACTTCTGAGAGCAATATTTGGAGAAAAAGCGTCTGACGTTAAAGATACTTCTTTGAGGGTGAAATCTGGACAAGATGGAACAGTTATCGATGTTAAAATTTTTACTAGAGAAGGCTTGGATAAAAATTCTCGAGCTCAAGTAATTGAATCTATTTCCTTGTCAGAAATCCAAAAAGACATAGACCAAGAATTATCAATCGTCACAATGGCTACATTGAATTCTTTGAAAACTTCTATTGTGGGAAAACAAATAGTAAGTGCTAAGGGTTTAGAAAAAGGCAGCAAAATTGAAGATTCTTTTTTGTCAGATCTTCCTCCTTCTGAATGGTTTAAATTGAGGATGAAGGATGAGTCGTTAAATGATGATATTAAAGAAGCAAAGGATAAATTAAAAAAATACGAAGAAGACTTAAAGAAAAAATTCGACGACAAAAAGAAGAAAATAATATCTGGAGATGATTTGCCGCCAGGAGTTCAACAAGTAATCAAGGTTTATTTAGCAGTTAAAAGAAGAATTCAGCCAGGAGACAAATTGGCTGGTCGTCATGGTAACAAAGGCGTAATTTCAGTAATTATGCCGGTGGAGGATATGCCATATGACGAGAAAGGTGAGCCGGTAGATATTGTTTTGAACCCCCTCGGCGTTCCATCTAGAATGAATGTTGGTCAACTAATGGAGACACATCTTGGATGGGCTTCCAAAGAACTTGGAAAAAAAATCGGAGAATTGATTGATTCCACAAACATTAAAGAAGCTAGAGAATTCGTGAACAAAGTTTATTCTTCTGTCGGAAGAGAAGAAGACCTTGATAAGCTAAATGAAAAAGAATTTAAAGAACTTTGCAATAACTTGAAATCTGGTGTTCCTATGGCTACTCCGGTATTTGATGGGGCCTCTGAAAAAGAAATAAAAGCTATGCTAGATTTAGCAGGGCTTCCTGCTTCAGGTCAAACAACTCTTTATGATGGAAGAACTGGGGACGCTTTTGAAAGACCAGTAACTATTGGATACATGTATATGCTTAAACTCAATCACTTAATAGAAGATAAGATGCATGCAAGATCAACTGGTTCCTACAGCTTAGTGACTCAACAACCATTAGGTGGAAAAGCACAGTTTGGTGGCCAAAGACTTGGAGAGATGGAGGTTTGGGCTCTTGAGGCCTATGGAGCTGCTCACACGTTACAAGAAATGCTAACAGTAAAATCTGATGATGTATCGGGAAGAACAAAAGTTTACAAAAACATTGTGGATGGAAATCATGAAATGGAAGCCGGAATTCCAGAATCCTATAACGTTTTGACTAAAGAAATAAGATCTCTAGGAATAGACATAGATTTTGAAGAGGTAAACTAA